CGTAGCGGCATTCTCTCTATGATGCAATCATTGTTAATTCGGATAAACCTGTTGGTGATGCTATGAAGCCATCCGACGCTCTTAATGCCCACCGCGACGCCATCCGTCGCATCGTCGAGGCCCATCGCGCCCGCAATGCACGGGTATTTGGTTCGGTCATCCACGGTGACGATACCGACGACAGCGACCTCGACCTCCTGATCGACCCGACGCCCGACACCACGATGATGGACATCGGTGCCATCCGCCACGAGCTGCGCACGCTGCTGGGCGTGCCAGTCGATGTGCTGACCCCCAGGGCACTGCCTGACTCCTTCCGCGCCAAAGTCATTGCGGAGGCCGTGCCGGTATGAGTCGTGACAAGCAGAGGCTGGCCGACTATCTGGCGCACATTCTCAAAGCCATCGGTCGTATTCATCGCTACACCGAGGACATGGCCGAGTGGGCGTTCCTGGAGAACGAGCTGGTGCAGGATGCGGTGATCCGCAACTTCGAGATCATCGGAGAAGCCAGCCGCAATATCGAGCGTCACTATCCGGACTTCGCCGAGGCGCACCCTGAGGTGCCGCTGGCGTTCGCCTATGAAATGCGCAACGCCTTGGCGCACGGCTACTTCAAGGTAGACCTTGAGATCGTCTGGAAGACCATCCTGCGCGACTTGCCAGTGCTCGCCGAGCAGGTTGAGGGCCTGGCTGCAGAAGTGGCCGAAGAGCATAACGACGGGCCGCGCCCATAAGGTGAGTTGATGACGAACGAGCAATTTGACTGCTGCCTGACCCATCGAAGCGGGGCCGCATCGGAAGCGGCCCCGCTGGTGCTGGTGGAAGGGCTAACCGTTGAGGAGGCGAAGGCTAGGACCAAGCTGGCCGAGTCCACTATCCGCAACGCGAGTGGCGACACCTCTGTGATCGAGCAGCGCAAAGCCGTTATCGAGCCGCTGGCCAAGTCCCTTTTGGCCAGGCTCGGAGGTCGATAATCACGCCCCAGAAGAGCCAGACACTGGCCAACGGAAGTATTCCATGCCCGCCAACATTTTAAACTTGCCGCAGTACCGTGTACTGTCGGTGGAAGAAACCGAACACGACTATCATATCGCTGCCGAACCCGTAGAGCCGACCCGTCAATGCCCGCATTGCGGGTCTTCGCGCTTTCAGGGCTGGGGCGGCGCTGAGCAGCCGCGCCTGGTCAAAGACCTGCCGATGCACGGCAAGCGCGTGGGCATCTACATCAACCCCAGGCGCTACCGCTGTCAAGCTCAGTCCTGCCTGAAGACCTTCTTCGTGCCACTGCCTGTGGTGGCCGAAAACCGGCAGATGACGGAACGGCTGGTGAAGTGGCTCAGCCAGCAGTCATTGAAGCGCACCTTCCTGTCGCTGGCCGATGAAACCGGCGTGGACGAGAAGACCGTCCGCAACATCTTCCGCGACTACATCAACGATCTGGAAGCCAAGGTCACGTTCGAGACGCCGAAGTGGATGGGTATCGACGAGATCCACCTGATTAAGCCGCGCTGCGTCATCACCAACATCGAGAGCAACACCGTGGTGGACATGCTGGTCAACCGCAACAAGGATACGGTGGCCAAGTACCTGTACCAGCTCAAGGGCAAGGAGCAGATCGAGTACGTAGCGATGGACATGTGGCAACCCTACCGGGATGCCGTCAAGACGGTGTTGCCGGATGCCCGTATCGTGATCGACAAGTTCCACGTCGTGAAGATGGCCAACGAAGCCATCGAGAAGGTGAGAAAGGCGCTGCGGGCCGAACTGACGCCCAAGCAGCGCCGGGGCCTGATGCACGACCGATTCATCCTGTTGAAGCGTGAACGCGACCTGACGCCGGAAGAGGCGTTCAACCTGGATGACTGGACGAAGAACTACCCGGTGCTGGGACAGGCATACCGGCTCAAGGAGGACTTCTACGGCATCTACGAGGCCGAGACCCGGCAACAGGCGCAAGTCCGCTTCGAGGCTTGGTATCGCGGCGTGACGCCGGACATCTACGAACACTTCGCCGACCTGATTCTAGCCTGGACGAACTGGCAGCCCTATATCCTGAGTTTCTTTGAGCACCCCGTCACCAATGCCTACACGGAGTCGCTGAGCAACCTGATCCGCTGCACCGACCGCGCTGGGCGCGGCTACTCGTGGGAGGCCCTGCGAGCCAAGATTCTGTTCACGGAAGGACTGCACAAGAAGCAGTTCATCCGCCCGAAGTTCGAACGTCGCCGACCCGAGACCGTCATGGAGCGGAGCGTCGGCTTCTACGTGCCAGGTGGCGAAATGGGGTACGGCCTTCCTCCGGGTGCCATCAGCAAGGCCACGACGCGAAACCAACAGGACGGCAAAGGCCAAGAGGTCAATTACGGGGTGGACATATCAACACTGGTGCGAATGATCGAGGCTGGGGAGATTTAGCCCCGACCAACAGGAAAATCCGCAAACCCAAAAAGTGCAAAACATTTACCACAGCTTCAAGCATTCAACTGGCACTAGCATGTAAAACATGCCTGAGTGAGCAAGTCACCAAGTTGAAAGTGCCAAACAGGTCCAGTTTGCCGCTTGGTGAGGTAGAGCTGCAGAAGGGCAAAGCACCCCCAAGGAAGATAACTACCCTCCTCGTGCCTTACCCTTGGACTCTGCCGCTCGGAGCCGGCGTCGCCACGTCAGGGCACGCGGGTCGTGATGCGACGCCCGCGCACAGCCAGACTATCGGACGGCAGCATCCCGCCCCAGTCACCCTCTAGCTGCTCACACCCAGGTCGCGTCCATGACTTCCCGCTTGACGCTTTACAGACGGGCGCGGTGGTTTGAGCCCTCTCCTCCGTCCGGAGCGTGTCACGACAGCACAACGCTCATCACAGAGTAGAGAGCGATTTTAGACATCAGCCCGCTTCTCGACTGGCTCGCTGGATAAGTTGGTTTAAAACACGGCGCTAGACTGAGTCCGACCAACAACTCAACGCCACTACCAGCCACATAGGCCATAACGCAAGACCGACCACCAGCCTTCCAAGCAGGAGGCCACATGGAAAAAAATTTCCCACAAAAATTCAATAACTTACCATCAATTCGTTATTCGGTAACGCAAGTTTATAACGCACCAAATCTCAGCTGGTCTGTTGGCGTCCACGATTCAGCCATGGACGTTACGTACAAACAACTTATCGAGTTTCATCGCGCCCGTATCGAGGCTGGCTGCGTAGCAGAGGCAGGCACCAGTCAGGTCTTCCGCAACCAGATGTCCACACTGCACGGTTACCTAGCCTGTTACAGAAAAACGACAGATGGCAATGTCGGGCGTGAGCTGCGTGGCAGCATCGAAGAAAAGATCGCCGATTACCTGGCGGCACTGGGTCAGCAGCCCAAAACCCTTTCCGACAAGCGCAGTCATTTACGGGCGTGGAAATCCAGCTTTGAGTTGCTTGAACAACGGCTCACCTCCCATACCCCCACTCCCACCACTTTTAACCAAGCGTTGCGCGTGGCGGTAGCGGCGACTGGACTCGCCCCGAAGACATTAGCAAAGCAATGTCATATCTCGACGTCGGCCATGCAACGTTGGATTGCGGGAGCCAAGCCCAATCGGACAACTCTGCCGGCCCTACGCCGCCTCGAAAATGCCTTGGGTTTGACTCGTGGGACGCTGGAAGGCTTGCTTGGGGGCCATTTCGACACAACGGCCGATACAACACCCCAACCCATGGAAATTGAGTATCGGCATCGCCTGAGGGAGCGGGTGACGGACCGCTATCTGCTGAAAGCCGAGCAATTCCTCCCCTCTTTGGCATCGGAATGGCGCGAGTTACTGATTTACAAGACCTCGACCCATCCCCGACTGCAACGACGCAGCGGCGCCATGTGGCGGCTCTTGCCGCTTACGGCAATCCAAAATAGACCGTCGCCACTCACCCAGGTACACGGACTCGGCTGCACCAGCGCCGATGCGATGTTGGGCCGCCTGCGCGCCTATTGGGGCTACCTGCGGCGCGAAGTTGCGGACGGCGGTTCCGGACTCCCCGATAGCCACGCGCAGACCCTCGCCAGCTTGGTCGTGCCCGAATGGGTCGAGGGCTTCATGCAGTTCATGAAACGCCGTGCTCAGGGGAAAACACACCAGAGCCATGCCGTGTTCGCTAGTATCGTGGTCAGCCTGGTCAATCCCGAGGTCGGTTATCTCGCCCAGAGACCGGAGCTGTACCAAAGACTCCCCATCGAGGCGACTCAGGGGCGCCCATGGGAAAGGCTATGTCATGAAACGCTCTTGCTGGCGCGGGCATGGAAAAGGGCTGCGCAGGATGTGTCGCGTGACCCCAGCCTACCGATCCAGCCGCTGCTCAGCCTTGCTGAGCCCCTGGCCCCGATACTGCGCACCGTGTCGCGTCTCGACCAGGCCGCCGCAGCGGCGCTACCCGGTAGCGTCCAACAAGCCATTCACAGGCGCGATGCCTTGCTCATTAGTCTGGCGCTGGTCAACCCATTGCGCCTTCGGACTCTGACGCTCATCACCTATCGCGGCAATACCGGCAATCTGTATCAACGCGGCCACGAGTGGCGATTGCGCTTCCAAGGGAACGACTTCAAGAACGATCGAGGCTCGCGACAGGACAAATACGACGCCCGTGTCCCAGGCCTGGATGAACGCATTGAGGAATATCTCGTGGAATACCGTCCAGTCCTAATAAAGCACTGTCCAGACTGCCCCTACCTGTTCCCGAGCACCCGCAGCCTCGACGGTAAACATACGGGGTTGCACCGTGTTATCGAAAAAATCACTAAACAATACATCCCGGAGGTATTGAGCTTTGGGCCTCACGCATTTCGTCATCTAGTAGCATCGGCATATCTGAAAGCACATCCAAAGGACTATTTGACCGTGGCGCAATTGCTGCATGACGAACTGACGACCGTGATGTCACACTATGCGCATTTATCGGCAGATGATGCCTTTGACCGCCATGCCGAACACATTGCCAAGCTAAAGCATCACAGGGGCGATTGATAAGTATGACGCCACAGGCGACACATGCAAGGGATGGCTCAGCACGACCACGTGCTACACCTTCTGGTGGCTATACGTGGTGCAGGCTCTTTGGCCTGTTCACTTGAACTATCAGGAGGACAACGATGGATGTGAGTCAGCTTTTTGGAACCCGGCTGGATTTTCATTTTCTGCGCGCCGAGGGCTATCGGTGTTTCGGCCCTGAGACCGGCCCCTTTGTTGCCTACACAGACACCTTGAAGCTCGTTTGTGTATGCGGCCATTCCCATCCCACACAGCCCGGCTACCTGCAGCTCGACCGCGCGTGGGACTTTACGATGCCGCTGTTCGAAAATCATATCAGTCTGTCATTCACGTACTTATGGCACGGCTGGCAAGCCCGCTTGGGGAGTGCGACAGCGATGGGGGACAATTTACTAGAGGCAGGTATGCGGTTATCGTCTTGGCGGAATTTAGCAAACAAAACCCAAATCAAAAATAAAACATTTCACATCGGGGGCCTTGGCCCCCGATTTTTTTGACGGGACAATAAGTTGCATAAGTACTGCCAAGCCCGCACAGGAAGCGGCAGTTAGACACTGGACGGCTTTGTTGCATAACACATTCGCAGGTCGAGTTTCCCCTTCCCTAGACGGATTTCAGGCGTGAGCAACCGTTTTGGGCATGCCAAGATGCACGAACCGGTTCAGGATCGCGCAGCGCACATGCACCTCAGCCACTTGACGCTCCGGATTCCGAGCCAGCAGCCTGTCGCCCAGCCGCTTGAAGCGTTGCATCGCAGTTTCCACCAGGCTGCGCCGATGGTAGCCGCTCCAGCGCTTCCAGATCGCTCGCCCCAAAGGGCCTATCGCCGCCAGTCTGTCGTTACGGCTGGCCGCCCAAGCGGCTTTGTCTTTCCACGATTTGCCATTCTTGCGCGGCGGAACCACCTTTTCCGCCGCGTTCAGAATTCGGTCGACTTACTCGCCGGCATGTAGCCGTTGCCCATGTCCTTGGCTTCGGCTTCGCCCGCGATGACCACCAACGCAGCAGCCAGGCGACGCAGGCTGTCCGGGACGATTTCCTGCCCGTTTCCCAGCGGGCTATTGAGCATCACCAGTGGGTGACCGTGCCGGTCGCGGCAAATGGTGTACTTGAGTTCTCGCATCTTCGACGGAGCCAGAGCTGTGCGGATGAAACCGTCAGACATAAACTCCGCCACCAGTTCACCACATGCGGGGCAGTAGCCTTGCTCTTTGTCTTGGCCTCCAGGCACCCCCATTGGATGCTCGGTGACAATGACCTTTGCGTGGCACTTCTTGCATTCGGTCTCGTAACTCATCTCGACTTCTCTCCTGGTTGTGGGCCGGTGGCGTCGGACTGGCTCTCAATAAGGTGCATGTATGACAAGGCCGGTTGACCAGCAGTATGGTCGATGATTGATTCATGGGTGGCGGAAATCACCATTGCGGCAACCTTCTGCGAGGCTACATTAGATACGCCGACTACTGCCTCAATGTAAAAAGGACCGTGGCGGCCTAAGTCCCACCGCATCTCTTCAATACTTTTTTCGAGGACATCTTTGGCAATGCCTTGGTTACGGAAGGGTTCCGCAACTGCGTAGCCAACCTGAAAGCAGGGGATACGATTGTGGTAGCCGCTATGAACATAAACGACGATGGCCTTGACCGTGTCGTTCTCGGTGAGTGCATAGGTAAGACGCTGCTCTCCCTCCGCATCGTCCAGCAGCATCGTCAGATGCTCATAAATCTGGCAGGGCACGGGAGCGATCTTCCCATTCAAATGTGCCTGCTGATAACTGAGCAGGCCAATATGTGGGTCAGCCATTTTTGGCATTGGTTTCTTCCTCATTCTTGAGCCGATCGACCCGCTTTTTCGGCTGCCGGCCGGCGCGGGCACCCGCCTGGGCGCGATGAATTTCCGGGTTAGTGGGTAATGCTGGTTTCAGGCGGGCTGAATGGATAACACTTCTGCTTTTGCCAGTTCGCGTAACGTTCTGGTCAGAACGGTAGCCCATGTCGCCGGCACCATTCATACTCACTGCGGAACGCATCTGCAGTGTTCGCCGCGTGCAGTTCCTGCTCCCAGCTCACCTCGTCGGCCCGGGCCGCTTGAAAGGTAGCCATGCGCTTTTTGCCATCCGCATCGGTCCAGTTGACACCGAACACGAGGTAAAGCGGGCGGCCATGCCTGCGGTTATCAACGCGAAAGTGGCGCGATACGCCATTACGCCACCAGCTCTGCTTGTTCCTCTGCGGCTCGCTACGCATTCGTTCCTTTCCGTTACCTTGATCGGGCTGCTTCCAGGTCGCGGCGGGCCACATCGTTGGCGACCATTGTGTCCGTATATTTGCTCTCCAATTGCGAAATTTTGATGGCCAGCGCGTGCACCAACCCAATCCCCTGCGCGAGTTCTACCTCGGTCGTCGCAGCAGCATAGCGATGCACGGTTTCAAGTTCGGACTTCAGGGAGGCTATGGCCGCTTGGTCCGTCTCTAAATCACGATCCCAGAGTTGCTTAGTTCCAGAATTGAACGCCCCAGCTGCGGCCAGTACGGAGTTGCGTGAAGCGGTCGCGCGGCGGAGAAGGTCCGGGATTTCATCGAGCTGGGAATTCGCGACCACCAGCGCCTTTTCCAGCTTCAACCGCAAATCCAGCGCCTTATGCGTTGCTGCCAGACGTATCGCTTTGCTTCCGGTGATTGCCCCATAGATGCCTGTCACGGTGCCAACTGCACCGGTTATCAAGCCTATGTAGCTCATCCATACGGGTTCAGCCATCATTCCTCCCGTAATCCGTGTCTTCGCGCTTGGCGGTTGAAACAAGCTCCAATAGCCGTGTTTGCTGATAGGTGAGGTTTTTGTCCATTGCAGGTTTCTGATCAACTCAGGTCGTAGTCCCGCTCAAGCGAATTTTCAGCCAGCGGACACTCCCGTAGCGTCTGTAACATGACATGCCCATCCACCACCCTGCGCATCACATTGCGCAGGGCCTCCAGAGAGGCGTCCGTTTGCAGCTCCACTTCAACATCCGGAAACTGGTCATCAGGCTTGGCTTGCAGCGCTGTAATCAGCCCGACTTTCAGGCACTCCTGGTGGAAGCGCTTCACATCTGCCTGGCACTCCGCCCTGAAAGAATAAATTGCCATTTAACTGTCCTTTTCCGGCCCTAGCTGTTAAGCAGTTTTTGCAGTGCTGTACTGGTGGACTGCGCATCCAGGATGGCTTTGTCCTGCTGGCGGAGAGCAACCGCGCATGCTGCCATGTCACCTTTTTCAGAAGCCTCCAGGGCTTTGCGTTGACATTGATTAATTGCCAACAGGTGGACATTCAGAAGGGTTTCAGTCAATTCAATAAGGTCTTGCTTGTTTGCCATGATAATTTTCCGCTGCTTAGAGGGTGTCCGCTGCCGCCCGAGCAGCGTCCAACAAATCGTGCACGATCGCGGCAACCTGTTTGGTGGCAACTTCCTTACTTGGAGTTGGAAATTTGTTCTGAACGGACACGACTCCGGTTACGTCGCCCTCTGCCTCACTCCCCTGGCGCAGCCATTCGGTGACCGTTCGGATAGCATCGTCTCGCCCCATATCCCCAGCAGCGACAAGCGGCGCCGCTGTCCGCGCAATCTGTTTCGCGCAGTCCTCACGGTACTGTTCTTCAGCCTCTTCAACTGCCAGCGTCGATCCGATACCCATTATCGATTCCTATCTTGTCTGATCCCGGCTACCGGCCGGCGCGGGCGCTCTAGGGCGCGATGATGAAAGCTTGCAGATGCCGGCGACCACCGGCATGAACAAGGCTTTTCCGAGTCGGTTATTGAACGATCCAGCGCCCGTTGCGCTTGATCTCATCGTGCATGGCGTCCGGGGCCAGGTCCAGCTCGTCCGGCCAGGTCACTACCCCATCGACCACCTGCACGGCCTCGAACGCCTGCGGGTTGATCAGGTGCGCGAACACGCCCCGGAAGAACGACGGCTTGAACTCCATTTCGCCCTGCACGCCGTCGCGGAACTGGACGAACAGCGTATGCGGCCCGGCCACCTTGACGTTCACCACATCCCATTCCATCACATTACTCCAGCGGTTGAATCGGTTTCGGGTGCTGCATCTGGCGGCACAGCTCCCAATCTTCCAGCAGCTCGGCGCGGTGCGTTTGCGCCCACTCCCGCACCAAGGCGAGCGCCCGGCGCGGCAGTTTGCCTTGGCTAACCTCCAGCGTTTGGATATCAACGACAGCCTTGAATTCGCCGTACTTCACATGGAAGTGGGCCGGTGCGTGGTCATTGAAAAACATCTGGATCAAGATGCCGTAAAAGTGGCTGATGGTCGGCATTTACGTGTCCGCCTATGCGTTAAACATAGCCATATGTATGAACTATAGTTCATACAGGCGCAAGTGTTGTTTTGAACTATTGTTCAAACTATTTTGCCATTGGCAACCCCCGAACAGCATCATCCCAATGCTGATCTCGCTCGGGATTACTGGCGATCTTGCTGATCCAGGTCTCGGATTTTCCCCAGCGGGCGGCCAGCGCTCGCCCCGTCCAGCCGCGTCGTTTGAACTCGGCCTTGAACTCGTCCGGTGTCAGTCGTTTATCAGTAGACATTTGTACCTATACTGCAAATATTTGAATCCAAGTTCAATCATAACGCTGTTTCGTACATAGCGCGAAGCTGTTTTTCTCTACGTGGATATAGGCCGATGTGACCTCGGTATCCTGATGACCTAGGAGAATGGCAACCTGCTCCAGCGTCACGCCGGACTTGAGCAAGGCGCTGGCAAATGAGCGCCTGCCAGCATGGCTGCTGGTCTTTATGCCGGCTGCTCGGTACAAATCGCGGAATCTGGCTTCCAGTGCGTCGGCGGCCCAATAATCGACCTTTCGGCCATCCGGCAGCGTCCGGCGTTTGCGCACCAGCTCGAAGCTACTACCTCGATGCGTGAGCAACAGCTTGGTGCAGGGCATCAGGCCGCGATACTCGGCGTCGCCAAGGGCACACCCAAGTCGATGACTCAGCCGGTACGACAGATAGGTTTCAAGTGCGACGCGGAGCTTCGGACTGGTGAGAAAAATAAGGCGGGCACGGCAGTTCTTTGTGGTCTCGGCGCGCAACTGCACCTCGTCGCGGAGCCTGCCGGTCGGCCATAGCACGTCACGGATTTCAAGGCGGGCAGCCTCCGTGCAACGAATGCCAGTCGCATGAGTTAGAAGGATGGCGAGGCAATCGCGCTCGGGGTGGCGACTGGTTGCCTGGGTGACGGCTAGGACATGGCGAAGCTGTGATGGTTTGAGCGTGGGGGCTCGTTTGATGGCGGGCATGGAACCTCTCTGAAAAGTGCCGGTTTCATTAACGATTCAGAGAGAGTTGCGCGGGGCGTCTTTTTCAAGCGTACCACCGCGCCGTTGTTGATGTCCTCGGAAAATGGTAAGGAGCGGGTGATTGCACTGCCGGACGACAGTTCATTTTCGGTCCGGGCCGGCCAAGAGATCATGCTGATTGGCGTACACAGCCTGCATCTCGAGAAGAACACGGTTTACTACATTGCTCTTGTCAATCACGCTACAGAGAGATGGGTGACGCTAAGCCAACGCGATGTGCTCCGGCGGCTGGCGAGAATCAACAGTGCCGCAGCACAGGGGTTGGTTAACCTGTTTGTCCTTGCCACGCTTGGCGCCGGTGTGATCGTACTCATGCTCATTAACAGGTCGATGCACATTAACTACGCCGCACCGATAAACCAACACGTCCAGCAGATCGCCCAATGGAGCCTCCAACAGACCTAGGCCTCCATACCCAGGCGAAAAGCGGGGTAAGATAGGACTGCTCCTCCAAAATAAGGCATAGCCATGAAAGCTTTGGTGGTCAGCGATCTGCACCTGGAGTTCTCGACACTGGATCTGGATGTTTCTGGCATCGATATCGTTATCCTCGCCGGCGACATCCATCTGGGTACACGTGCTCTTCCCTGGATTCAGGCTCATTGCGCAGACCTGCCGGTGATCTATGTGCCCGGCAACCATGAGTTCTATCGCGGGGAGTATAGCCGCGTGTTGAGTGATCTTAGGGCAGCAGCTGACAAGACGCCGAACGTTCATCTCCTCGACAAAGAGAGCCTTGTCATCGGCGATATCGAGTTCCTGGGGGCCATCTTGTGGACCGATTTTGCCCTCAACGGTGACACGCCTGAAGAGATACGCATCGCAGAATCATTTGCGGCGACTCGCCTGACGGATTTCACGGGAACAATTCGTTTTGAGGAGCACGGCAACTTCCGCCGCTTCCGGCCCAGTGACACGGCCTTGCTACACGCTGAAGCCAAGGCTTGGCTCGCCAGACGCTTGTATGAGCCAAGCGAGAAGAAGCGCGTTGTGATCACACATCACCTACCTTCAGCTCATAGTGTCGCCCCTAGGTTCCAGAACGACCAACTCTCCCCTGCCTTCGCCAGCAGGCTCGACTCGTTGGTGGAACTCGCCGACGTGTGGATTCATGGACATACCCACGACAGCTTCGATTATCAACTCGGGAAATGCCGGGTTGTCTGCAACCCGCGTGGCTACGTGGTTGCAGGCCGACCTCCAGAAAATACATCGTTCACACCAAGACTAATCATCACCCTCTGAACGCTTGAGATACGCAGGGCGCTGTTGCACAAATGCCGGTCAGGGCGCGGAGCCCCTTTCCCGGACGGATTTATGCCACTCGGACGGTGGTCGGCGTGCCCAGATGTGTGAAGCGATTCAGGATCGCCGCCCGCACCTGCAACTCCGCCACCTGACGATCGAAGTCTCTGGCCATCACCCGTTCGCCCAGGAGCTTGAAGCACCGCATCTTGGTTTCGACCAGGCTGCGCCGGTGCTAGCCGCTCCATGTCTTCCAGATCGCCCGACCCAGATGCCGTGTGGTGCGCAGGATCTCGTTACGAGCAACGGCACCCGGTCGATTCTCTTTCCACAGCTTGGCATTCTTGCGGGTCGGTATCACCGCAGCGGCCTGGCGCCGGGTGATCGCCTCATGGCAGCCCTGGGTGTCGTAGGCGCCATCGCCGCTCACGGAAAGCACCGTTTCATCGGACGGGATCTGATCCAGTAACTCGGACAGCATCGGCGCGTCGCCCACCGTGTGGTCGGTGACCTCGATGGCCCGGATCTCCAGCGTCTGCGCATCGATGCCCAGATGGACCTTGCACCACTGGCGGCGGGACTCGGCGCCGTGCTTTTTCGTCTTCCACTCGCCTTCTCCCCGCATCTTGATGCCGGTGCTGTCGATCAGCAGGTACAGCCCCGAACTGGTCGTGCGTGCGGGGATTTGGACCGTCAGGTGCTGCTGCCGGCGACAGAGGGTACTGAAGTTCGGCACGGTCCAGTCCAGACCGGCCAGCTTGATCAGGCTCTCCACCATGCCCGCTGCTTGTCGCAACGCGAGGCCGAAAAGGCATTTGACCGTCAGGCAGAACTGAATGGCCGGATCGCTGAACGTCGGCGTGCGACCCCGTTTTCCGCTTGGGGCGCCCTGCCAGCGCATGCCCTTGTCCAGCCAGATCATCAGCGACCCGCGTGCCTTGAGGGCCGCGTTGTAGGCCTTCCAGTTGGTGGTTTGATACTTGGCGGGAGCGAGTTTGCTCATGCTGCGAGCTTACCTGAAGAGATGCTCAGGCCGCTCTTCGAGCGATTTGCGCAACAAAGCCCAAGTGGACCGGCCGCAGCCAGCAACCGACAAGAGTGACTTTGGCAATGACGGCTCAGCGCTCCGACGCTACAAACGCTGAACGCGGAGGCCAAGCCTCGGCCTGCGCATCGGCCTCCTGCCCCCGATGCCCGACGAGCCACCTGACACCAGCGGCCGAAGAGGCCGCCATGCCAGCCCCCTTCACCTCTTACTCTCACTCACGCGACGATACCGCCATTGAGTTTTACCAAGCAAAACCAACGCTAACCTAACGTCATCCACTCTGGGGGCCGCGCCAGGTCGCATGTGAAATTCCGCCGCCTAATGGCCAATCTGCCTATGGACTCATGAATTCGACATCCCTCGCAAAGCCCTTGCCATTGATACAATCCGCTGCTACAAAT
This DNA window, taken from Crenobacter cavernae, encodes the following:
- a CDS encoding nucleotidyltransferase family protein, with product MKPSDALNAHRDAIRRIVEAHRARNARVFGSVIHGDDTDDSDLDLLIDPTPDTTMMDIGAIRHELRTLLGVPVDVLTPRALPDSFRAKVIAEAVPV
- a CDS encoding HepT-like ribonuclease domain-containing protein: MSRDKQRLADYLAHILKAIGRIHRYTEDMAEWAFLENELVQDAVIRNFEIIGEASRNIERHYPDFAEAHPEVPLAFAYEMRNALAHGYFKVDLEIVWKTILRDLPVLAEQVEGLAAEVAEEHNDGPRP
- a CDS encoding ISL3 family transposase; this encodes MPANILNLPQYRVLSVEETEHDYHIAAEPVEPTRQCPHCGSSRFQGWGGAEQPRLVKDLPMHGKRVGIYINPRRYRCQAQSCLKTFFVPLPVVAENRQMTERLVKWLSQQSLKRTFLSLADETGVDEKTVRNIFRDYINDLEAKVTFETPKWMGIDEIHLIKPRCVITNIESNTVVDMLVNRNKDTVAKYLYQLKGKEQIEYVAMDMWQPYRDAVKTVLPDARIVIDKFHVVKMANEAIEKVRKALRAELTPKQRRGLMHDRFILLKRERDLTPEEAFNLDDWTKNYPVLGQAYRLKEDFYGIYEAETRQQAQVRFEAWYRGVTPDIYEHFADLILAWTNWQPYILSFFEHPVTNAYTESLSNLIRCTDRAGRGYSWEALRAKILFTEGLHKKQFIRPKFERRRPETVMERSVGFYVPGGEMGYGLPPGAISKATTRNQQDGKGQEVNYGVDISTLVRMIEAGEI
- a CDS encoding GNAT family N-acetyltransferase; its protein translation is MPKMADPHIGLLSYQQAHLNGKIAPVPCQIYEHLTMLLDDAEGEQRLTYALTENDTVKAIVVYVHSGYHNRIPCFQVGYAVAEPFRNQGIAKDVLEKSIEEMRWDLGRHGPFYIEAVVGVSNVASQKVAAMVISATHESIIDHTAGQPALSYMHLIESQSDATGPQPGEKSR
- a CDS encoding DUF2442 domain-containing protein — translated: MEWDVVNVKVAGPHTLFVQFRDGVQGEMEFKPSFFRGVFAHLINPQAFEAVQVVDGVVTWPDELDLAPDAMHDEIKRNGRWIVQ
- a CDS encoding DUF4160 domain-containing protein; its protein translation is MPTISHFYGILIQMFFNDHAPAHFHVKYGEFKAVVDIQTLEVSQGKLPRRALALVREWAQTHRAELLEDWELCRQMQHPKPIQPLE
- a CDS encoding XRE family transcriptional regulator, with protein sequence MSTDKRLTPDEFKAEFKRRGWTGRALAARWGKSETWISKIASNPERDQHWDDAVRGLPMAK
- a CDS encoding tyrosine-type recombinase/integrase — translated: MPAIKRAPTLKPSQLRHVLAVTQATSRHPERDCLAILLTHATGIRCTEAARLEIRDVLWPTGRLRDEVQLRAETTKNCRARLIFLTSPKLRVALETYLSYRLSHRLGCALGDAEYRGLMPCTKLLLTHRGSSFELVRKRRTLPDGRKVDYWAADALEARFRDLYRAAGIKTSSHAGRRSFASALLKSGVTLEQVAILLGHQDTEVTSAYIHVEKNSFALCTKQRYD
- a CDS encoding metallophosphoesterase; this translates as MKALVVSDLHLEFSTLDLDVSGIDIVILAGDIHLGTRALPWIQAHCADLPVIYVPGNHEFYRGEYSRVLSDLRAAADKTPNVHLLDKESLVIGDIEFLGAILWTDFALNGDTPEEIRIAESFAATRLTDFTGTIRFEEHGNFRRFRPSDTALLHAEAKAWLARRLYEPSEKKRVVITHHLPSAHSVAPRFQNDQLSPAFASRLDSLVELADVWIHGHTHDSFDYQLGKCRVVCNPRGYVVAGRPPENTSFTPRLIITL